One window from the genome of [Clostridium] celerecrescens 18A encodes:
- a CDS encoding DUF1015 domain-containing protein, which translates to MAIVKPFQCIRPDERYAGQVAALPYDVYSRKEACQVTAANPRSFLNIDRPETQFSDDVDTYDVRVYEKAGEMLKSWIEDGTFKKDCLEAYYIYELTMDGRRQTGIVACSSIDDYVNGVIKKHENTREEKEVDRIRHVDTTDAQTGPIFLAYRSNETVNEIVNLKTDTEPLYDFAAEDGISHRVWQIHDKDSITLIEKAFQTIPATYIADGHHRAASAVKVGLKRRAENPGYTGGEPFNYFLSVLFPHDQLMIMPYNRVVKDLNGLSEEEFLQKTEQSFEVFCMGTEAFAPLDKGTFGMYLNRKWYCLKAFNSLKSTDPVRGLDVSILQDNLLGPVLGIGDPRTDKRIDFIGGIRGLKELEKRCSQDMAVAFSMYPTSIQELFAVADAGLLMPPKSTWFEPKLRSGLFIHLLK; encoded by the coding sequence ATGGCAATTGTAAAACCATTTCAATGCATTAGACCTGATGAACGGTATGCCGGGCAGGTGGCAGCCCTTCCCTATGACGTATACAGCCGTAAGGAGGCCTGCCAGGTAACGGCAGCCAACCCAAGGTCATTTTTAAACATTGACAGGCCGGAGACCCAGTTTTCTGATGACGTGGATACCTATGATGTCCGTGTTTATGAAAAAGCCGGAGAAATGCTGAAAAGCTGGATAGAGGACGGGACTTTTAAGAAAGATTGTCTGGAAGCCTATTATATCTATGAGCTGACGATGGACGGAAGGCGTCAGACTGGAATCGTGGCCTGTTCTTCCATTGATGATTATGTGAATGGAGTCATAAAAAAACACGAAAATACCAGAGAAGAAAAGGAAGTAGACCGGATCCGCCATGTGGATACTACCGATGCACAGACCGGCCCCATTTTTCTGGCTTACCGTTCCAATGAAACGGTCAACGAAATTGTGAATTTAAAAACAGATACTGAGCCTTTGTATGATTTTGCGGCAGAAGACGGAATCAGCCACAGGGTATGGCAGATCCATGACAAGGACAGCATCACACTGATCGAAAAGGCTTTCCAAACGATCCCCGCTACTTATATCGCAGATGGACATCACAGGGCTGCTTCCGCTGTAAAGGTAGGACTTAAGAGGCGTGCGGAAAATCCGGGGTATACAGGAGGAGAACCTTTTAACTATTTTCTTTCCGTGCTGTTTCCCCATGACCAGCTGATGATCATGCCATATAACCGGGTGGTAAAGGATTTAAATGGCCTTTCAGAGGAGGAGTTTCTTCAAAAGACAGAGCAGTCCTTTGAAGTATTCTGTATGGGGACCGAGGCCTTTGCACCTTTGGACAAAGGCACCTTTGGTATGTACTTAAACCGGAAATGGTACTGCTTGAAAGCTTTCAATTCCTTAAAATCCACAGATCCGGTAAGAGGACTTGATGTGTCCATCCTCCAGGATAACCTGCTCGGTCCTGTTTTGGGAATCGGAGATCCCAGAACGGATAAAAGAATTGATTTTATTGGAGGGATCCGGGGACTTAAAGAACTGGAGAAACGGTGCAGCCAGGATATGGCAGTGGCATTTTCCATGTACCCCACATCCATTCAGGAACTGTTTGCCGTGGCGGATGCAGGACTTTTGATGCCTCCCAAATCCACATGGTTCGAGCCAAAGCTTCGCAGCGGATTATTTATCCACCTTCTAAAATAA
- a CDS encoding phosphoglycerate dehydrogenase, with product MRKIHCLNAVSSCGTALLTEDYTLTDDIKEADGVLVRSASMHELEFPEGLLAIARAGAGVNNIPLDECAAKGIVVFNTPGANANGVKELVIAGLMMASRDIEGGIRWCKDNKDDENIAKSAEVAKKAFAGYEIKGKKLGVIGLGAIGAEVANACTSLGMEVYGYDPYISINAAWKLSRNIKHITSVDTIYQECDYITLHLPLIDSTKGMVNKAALDRMKDGAVVLNFSRDVLVNEDDMAEALKTGKVKRYVTDFPNPKSVHMEGAIVIPHLGASTEESEDNCAKMAVEEIMDYIDNGNIRNSVNFPVCDMGVCKAASRIAVLHLNIPNMIGQITGTLAAGDMNISDMTNKSREKYAYTLLDLESVPDGESIRKLSEIKGVLRVRVVK from the coding sequence ATGAGAAAAATTCATTGCCTCAATGCGGTTTCCAGCTGCGGAACCGCATTGCTGACAGAAGATTATACCTTAACAGATGACATAAAAGAAGCGGATGGTGTTCTTGTCCGAAGCGCTTCCATGCATGAGCTTGAATTCCCTGAGGGTCTTTTAGCCATCGCAAGAGCCGGGGCAGGAGTCAATAACATCCCCCTGGATGAGTGTGCCGCAAAGGGGATCGTGGTGTTTAATACACCAGGAGCCAATGCCAACGGAGTTAAGGAGCTGGTTATTGCAGGCCTTATGATGGCTTCCAGAGATATTGAAGGAGGCATCCGCTGGTGTAAAGATAATAAGGACGACGAGAATATTGCAAAATCTGCGGAAGTAGCTAAAAAGGCCTTTGCAGGATACGAAATTAAGGGAAAGAAGCTGGGCGTTATCGGACTTGGAGCCATTGGTGCAGAAGTAGCCAATGCCTGCACTTCCTTAGGAATGGAGGTTTATGGGTATGATCCCTACATTTCTATAAATGCGGCATGGAAGCTTTCAAGGAATATCAAGCACATCACATCCGTAGATACCATTTACCAGGAATGCGATTACATAACCCTTCACCTGCCGTTAATTGATTCCACAAAAGGAATGGTGAATAAGGCTGCTCTTGATCGAATGAAGGATGGCGCTGTGGTTCTGAACTTTTCAAGAGACGTCCTGGTGAATGAGGATGATATGGCTGAGGCCTTAAAAACCGGCAAGGTGAAAAGATATGTGACGGATTTCCCCAATCCAAAGTCTGTTCATATGGAAGGAGCCATCGTTATCCCTCACTTAGGCGCTTCTACCGAGGAATCCGAGGATAACTGCGCCAAAATGGCAGTAGAGGAGATCATGGATTACATCGATAACGGGAATATCCGCAATTCCGTAAACTTTCCTGTCTGTGATATGGGAGTATGCAAGGCAGCAAGCCGCATCGCAGTGCTTCACTTAAATATCCCTAATATGATCGGACAGATTACAGGAACACTGGCAGCAGGAGATATGAACATCTCCGATATGACCAACAAAAGCCGTGAAAAGTACGCGTATACCCTGCTTGATTTGGAAAGCGTTCCGGATGGGGAGAGCATACGTAAGCTAAGTGAAATAAAGGGCGTACTTCGGGTGAGGGTAGTTAAATAA
- the serC gene encoding 3-phosphoserine/phosphohydroxythreonine transaminase yields MSRVYNFSAGPAVLPEEVLREAAEEMMDYRGCGMSVMEMSHRSKMFESIIGDAEADLRDLLKIPDNYKVLFLQGGASQQFAMVPMNLFKNRVGDYIITGQWAKKAYQEAKLYGTANAVASSADKTFNYIPDVSDLPISDDADYVYICENNTIYGTKYKTLPNTKGKTLVADLSSCFLSEPIDVSKYGLIFAGAQKNVGPAGVVIAIIREDLITEAVLPGTPTMLRYKTHADEKSLYNTPPAYGIYICGKVFKWLKNRGGLEAMKELNEKKAAILYDYLDQSQMFTGTVVKEDRSLMNVPFVTGSEELDALFVKESKAAGFENLKGHRSVGGMRASIYNAMPIEGVEKLVAFMKEFEAKHGK; encoded by the coding sequence ATGAGCAGAGTGTACAATTTTTCCGCAGGGCCTGCTGTGCTGCCGGAAGAAGTCCTGAGAGAAGCCGCAGAAGAGATGATGGATTACAGAGGTTGTGGAATGTCAGTCATGGAGATGAGCCACAGGTCCAAGATGTTCGAATCCATTATTGGTGATGCAGAAGCCGATTTGCGGGATTTATTGAAGATTCCGGACAATTATAAGGTATTATTTTTACAGGGCGGAGCCTCCCAGCAGTTTGCTATGGTTCCCATGAACTTATTCAAGAATCGCGTAGGGGATTATATCATTACGGGACAGTGGGCGAAGAAGGCATACCAGGAAGCAAAGCTTTACGGTACGGCCAATGCAGTTGCGTCAAGCGCCGACAAGACCTTCAATTATATCCCGGATGTTTCGGATCTGCCGATTTCTGATGATGCGGATTACGTTTATATCTGTGAAAATAACACAATTTACGGGACTAAGTATAAAACATTGCCAAATACAAAAGGAAAAACACTTGTTGCCGATCTCTCCTCCTGTTTCTTATCGGAACCTATTGACGTTTCAAAATACGGTCTGATTTTTGCAGGCGCCCAGAAGAACGTAGGGCCTGCAGGCGTGGTCATCGCCATCATCCGGGAAGACTTGATCACAGAGGCTGTGCTTCCTGGAACACCTACCATGCTCCGATATAAGACTCATGCCGATGAGAAATCTCTTTATAACACACCACCGGCCTATGGAATCTATATCTGCGGAAAGGTGTTTAAGTGGTTAAAAAACCGGGGCGGTCTGGAAGCCATGAAAGAGCTCAATGAAAAGAAGGCAGCCATTCTATATGATTATCTGGACCAGAGCCAGATGTTTACCGGTACTGTAGTAAAGGAAGACCGTTCTCTGATGAATGTGCCCTTTGTGACCGGAAGCGAGGAATTGGATGCACTGTTTGTAAAGGAATCAAAGGCAGCAGGTTTTGAAAACTTAAAAGGCCACCGGAGCGTAGGCGGTATGCGGGCCAGTATTTATAACGCCATGCCTATAGAAGGTGTGGAGAAGCTGGTTGCCTTTATGAAGGAATTTGAAGCAAAGCATGGGAAATGA
- the ilvB gene encoding biosynthetic-type acetolactate synthase large subunit, whose product MKTLTGAEIVIECLKEQGVDTVFGYPGGTILNIYDALYKHQDEITHILTSHEQGAAHAADGYARATGKVGVCLATSGPGATNLVTGIATAFMDSIPMVAITCNVAVNLLGRDSFQEIDITGVTMPITKYNFIVKDITKLADTIRRAFQIAQTGRPGPVLVDITKDVTAGTFDYESQMPEPVKRQEDTITEEDLETALQLIRKSQKPYIFVGGGAVASNASEELSSFAHKIQAPVADSLMGKGAFDGTDELYTGMVGMHGTKTSNFGITECDLLIVVGARFSDRVTGNAAKFAKRAKILQFDVDPAEINKNVKTYASVVGDVKVILKKLNARLDPINHEEWLGHIDRLKDMYPMRFDKSALTGPYIIEKIYEITQGDAIITTEVGQHQMWAAQFYQYKYPRSFLSSGGLGTMGYGLGASLGAKLGCKDKVVINVAGDGCFRMNMNEIATATRYNIPIIQVVLNNHVLGMVRQWQTLFYGKRYSHTVLNDQVDFVKVAEGLGAKAYRVTSKDDFEPVLREAIELNVPVVIDCQIHCDDKVFPMVSPGAPIQDAFDAEDLKI is encoded by the coding sequence ATGAAGACATTGACAGGAGCAGAGATTGTGATCGAATGCCTGAAAGAGCAGGGAGTGGATACTGTTTTTGGATATCCGGGCGGTACGATCTTAAATATATACGATGCCCTTTATAAACATCAAGATGAGATCACCCATATCCTGACTTCCCATGAACAGGGCGCGGCCCATGCGGCAGACGGATATGCAAGAGCTACCGGTAAGGTGGGAGTTTGTCTGGCCACCTCAGGGCCTGGAGCCACTAACCTGGTAACCGGAATTGCCACCGCATTTATGGATTCCATCCCAATGGTTGCTATTACATGCAACGTGGCAGTAAACCTTCTGGGAAGAGATAGCTTCCAGGAGATAGATATCACCGGTGTGACGATGCCTATCACAAAATACAACTTTATCGTTAAAGATATAACAAAACTGGCTGACACCATCCGCCGGGCTTTCCAGATCGCACAGACCGGAAGGCCGGGACCTGTGCTGGTTGATATCACAAAGGATGTTACCGCCGGCACCTTTGATTATGAATCCCAGATGCCGGAGCCGGTTAAAAGGCAGGAAGATACCATAACTGAGGAAGATTTAGAGACAGCACTGCAGCTGATCCGGAAATCCCAGAAACCGTATATCTTCGTAGGAGGAGGCGCGGTTGCTTCCAATGCCTCGGAGGAGCTTTCTTCCTTTGCCCACAAGATTCAGGCCCCGGTGGCAGACAGTCTTATGGGAAAAGGAGCTTTCGACGGAACCGATGAATTGTATACCGGAATGGTCGGAATGCACGGAACCAAGACCTCTAATTTTGGAATAACAGAATGTGACTTATTGATTGTAGTAGGTGCCCGGTTCAGTGACCGGGTGACCGGCAATGCCGCTAAGTTTGCCAAGAGGGCAAAGATCCTTCAGTTTGATGTAGACCCGGCGGAGATCAATAAGAACGTTAAGACATATGCCAGCGTCGTCGGTGATGTAAAAGTAATCTTAAAAAAACTGAATGCCCGTTTAGATCCCATCAATCATGAAGAGTGGCTGGGCCACATTGACCGGCTGAAGGATATGTATCCCATGCGCTTCGATAAGAGCGCGCTGACCGGTCCCTATATCATTGAAAAGATTTATGAGATCACACAGGGAGACGCCATCATTACAACAGAGGTGGGCCAGCATCAGATGTGGGCTGCCCAGTTCTACCAGTATAAATATCCCAGAAGCTTCCTCTCCTCCGGTGGTCTTGGAACCATGGGCTATGGCCTGGGGGCCTCCCTGGGTGCAAAGCTGGGCTGCAAGGATAAGGTAGTCATTAACGTGGCAGGAGATGGATGTTTCCGTATGAATATGAATGAGATCGCCACGGCTACCCGCTACAATATTCCCATCATTCAGGTGGTTTTAAACAACCACGTATTAGGCATGGTCCGTCAGTGGCAGACCCTGTTCTATGGTAAGAGGTATTCACATACAGTTCTTAATGATCAGGTGGATTTTGTAAAGGTGGCGGAAGGGCTGGGAGCTAAGGCTTACCGTGTGACCAGTAAGGACGATTTTGAGCCTGTCCTCAGAGAAGCTATAGAGTTAAACGTTCCTGTTGTTATAGATTGTCAGATTCATTGTGATGACAAGGTATTCCCAATGGTATCACCGGGAGCGCCCATCCAGGATGCGTTTGACGCAGAAGACTTAAAGATTTAA
- the ilvD gene encoding dihydroxy-acid dehydratase: MKSDSVKKGMQQAPHRSLFHALGMTEEEMERPLIGIVSSYNEIVPGHMNLDKIVDAVKMGVAMAGGTPVMVPAIAVCDGIAMGHIGMKYSLVTRDLVADSTECLARAHAFDALVMVPNCDKNVPGLLMAAARINIPTVFVSGGPMLAGRVHGHKTSLSSMFEAVGAYTAGNMTEEDVREYEQKACPTCGSCSGMYTANSMNCLTEVLGMGLKGNGTIPAVYSERLKLAKHAGMAVMEMLKKNICPRDIMTEKAFCNALTMDMALGCSTNSMLHLPAIAHEAGVDLNLEIANKISAKTPNLCHLAPAGPTYMEDLNEAGGIYAVMNEVSKLGLLELDCMTVTGKTVGENIRSCINKNPEVIRPVEDPYSQTGGIAILKGNLAPDSAVVKRSAVAPEMLKHEGPARVFDCEEDAIAAIKGGKIVAGDVVVIRYEGPKGGPGMREMLNPTSAIAGMGLGSTVALITDGRFSGASRGASIGHACPEAAVGGPIALVEEGDIIFIDIDNHRLDVKVSDEEMTRRKANWQPRKPQVTTGYLARYAAMAAPASRGAILEI; this comes from the coding sequence ATGAAAAGTGATTCAGTAAAAAAAGGGATGCAGCAGGCGCCTCACCGTTCCCTGTTTCACGCACTGGGAATGACAGAGGAAGAGATGGAAAGACCTCTGATCGGTATTGTCAGTTCTTATAATGAAATCGTACCAGGCCATATGAACCTGGACAAAATAGTGGATGCCGTTAAAATGGGAGTCGCCATGGCCGGCGGTACACCTGTGATGGTTCCGGCCATAGCGGTATGTGATGGAATCGCCATGGGACACATTGGAATGAAATACTCCCTGGTCACCAGGGACCTGGTTGCTGATTCCACAGAATGCCTTGCCAGAGCCCATGCCTTTGACGCTCTGGTCATGGTACCCAACTGTGATAAGAATGTTCCTGGACTCTTAATGGCAGCAGCCCGCATTAACATACCCACAGTGTTCGTCAGTGGCGGACCAATGTTAGCAGGGCGTGTGCACGGCCATAAAACCAGCCTTTCCAGCATGTTTGAGGCGGTAGGAGCTTATACCGCAGGAAACATGACAGAAGAGGATGTAAGGGAATACGAGCAAAAGGCGTGCCCTACCTGCGGCTCCTGTTCCGGCATGTATACGGCCAACAGCATGAACTGCCTGACCGAGGTTTTGGGAATGGGACTGAAAGGAAACGGAACCATTCCGGCGGTTTATTCGGAACGTCTTAAGCTGGCAAAGCATGCAGGAATGGCAGTTATGGAGATGCTTAAGAAGAATATCTGTCCACGTGACATCATGACAGAAAAAGCCTTTTGCAATGCCCTGACTATGGATATGGCTCTGGGTTGCAGTACCAACAGCATGCTTCATCTTCCTGCCATTGCCCATGAGGCAGGAGTGGATTTAAATCTGGAAATTGCAAATAAGATCAGTGCAAAGACTCCTAACCTGTGCCATCTGGCTCCGGCAGGACCAACTTATATGGAAGATTTAAATGAAGCAGGCGGCATATATGCTGTTATGAACGAGGTCAGCAAGCTGGGGCTTCTGGAATTAGACTGTATGACAGTAACAGGTAAAACGGTTGGAGAGAATATTAGGAGTTGTATAAATAAGAATCCTGAAGTGATCCGGCCGGTGGAAGATCCCTACAGCCAGACTGGCGGAATCGCCATCTTAAAGGGAAACCTGGCCCCTGATTCCGCAGTGGTTAAGCGCTCCGCCGTAGCGCCTGAGATGTTAAAGCATGAAGGCCCGGCAAGAGTGTTTGATTGTGAGGAGGATGCCATAGCAGCCATCAAGGGCGGTAAGATTGTGGCAGGAGATGTAGTTGTTATCCGATATGAAGGCCCCAAGGGAGGTCCGGGTATGAGGGAGATGTTAAATCCCACCTCAGCCATTGCAGGCATGGGGTTAGGTTCCACAGTGGCCCTTATTACCGACGGACGTTTCAGCGGTGCTTCCAGAGGTGCCTCCATCGGGCATGCATGTCCGGAGGCAGCGGTGGGAGGTCCCATTGCCCTGGTTGAAGAGGGAGACATCATTTTCATTGATATTGATAACCATCGGTTAGACGTGAAGGTATCTGATGAAGAAATGACCAGAAGAAAGGCCAACTGGCAGCCAAGGAAACCTCAGGTGACCACTGGATATCTGGCACGCTATGCGGCAATGGCAGCCCCGGCAAGTCGGGGAGCGATTCTCGAAATATAA
- the leuB gene encoding 3-isopropylmalate dehydrogenase: MNYNIAVIPGDGIGPEIIGEARKVLDKVGSVYGHEFQYTEVLMGGISIDTYGVPLTDEALETAKNSDSVLLGAVGGNVGNSRWYDVAPNLRPEAGLLAIRKGLNLFANIRPAYLYKELSDACPLKNEIIGEGFDMVIMRELTGGLYFGERYTKELDGVLTAVDTLTYNENEIRRIAVKAFDIAMKRRKKVTSVDKANVLDSSRLWRSVVEEVAKDYPEVTLSHMLVDNCAMQLVMNPGQFDVILTENMFGDILSDEASMITGSIGMLSSASMNESKFGMYEPSHGSAPDIAGKNIANPIATVLSAAMMLRYSFDLDTEAAAVEAAVEQVLKEGYRTADIYSETCKKVSTAEMGDLIAEQIGKEKECAAHEK, encoded by the coding sequence ATGAATTACAACATTGCAGTGATTCCCGGCGACGGGATCGGGCCTGAAATCATTGGCGAAGCGAGAAAGGTACTTGATAAAGTGGGAAGTGTATATGGTCATGAGTTCCAGTATACAGAAGTATTGATGGGCGGCATTTCCATTGATACATATGGAGTTCCCTTAACAGATGAAGCCCTTGAAACAGCGAAAAACAGTGATTCCGTTCTCCTTGGGGCAGTTGGCGGAAATGTAGGAAATTCAAGATGGTACGATGTGGCACCGAATCTGAGACCTGAAGCGGGGCTACTTGCCATCCGTAAGGGTCTTAATTTATTTGCCAATATCCGCCCAGCCTATCTGTATAAAGAGCTATCGGATGCCTGTCCTTTAAAGAATGAGATTATTGGAGAAGGGTTTGACATGGTCATCATGAGAGAACTGACAGGGGGCCTGTATTTCGGAGAGCGGTATACCAAAGAGCTGGATGGCGTATTGACTGCCGTGGATACCCTTACCTATAATGAAAATGAAATAAGAAGAATTGCCGTTAAGGCATTTGATATTGCCATGAAACGCCGGAAAAAAGTAACAAGCGTTGATAAGGCAAATGTGCTGGATTCCTCCAGACTATGGAGAAGCGTGGTGGAAGAGGTGGCAAAGGATTATCCGGAAGTGACCTTATCCCATATGCTGGTGGATAACTGTGCGATGCAGCTTGTCATGAATCCGGGACAGTTTGATGTGATCCTGACTGAGAATATGTTCGGTGATATCTTATCCGATGAAGCCAGCATGATCACAGGCTCCATTGGAATGCTTTCCTCGGCAAGCATGAATGAAAGCAAATTTGGAATGTATGAACCAAGTCATGGCTCTGCCCCGGATATTGCGGGTAAAAATATTGCAAATCCCATTGCAACCGTTCTTTCCGCCGCTATGATGCTTCGCTATTCCTTTGATCTGGATACAGAAGCGGCAGCTGTGGAGGCAGCCGTGGAGCAAGTGCTTAAGGAAGGATACCGGACGGCAGATATATATTCAGAAACGTGTAAAAAGGTCTCAACCGCAGAGATGGGAGATTTAATTGCGGAACAGATTGGAAAAGAAAAGGAGTGTGCAGCACATGAAAAGTGA